Below is a window of Oncorhynchus clarkii lewisi isolate Uvic-CL-2024 chromosome 19, UVic_Ocla_1.0, whole genome shotgun sequence DNA.
GAAAACgttttcccacagtcagagcaactGTACGGTTTCTCTCCACTGTGCACTCTATTGTGTGTTTTCAGAAGAAAAGTTGAtacaaatctcttcccacagacAGTGCAGTGGtggggcttctctcctgtgtgtgacATTTTGTGTAACCTTAATCCTCCTTTGGAGGCAAAGGTCTTCTTACACTGACCACATGCTACTCTTTCTCCAGTATGCGTGTGCTCATGCTTTCTCAAGTCTCCCAGGCCCTTGAACTTCTTCTCACACTTAAAGCAGTGGtaaggtctctctcctgtatgCACCCTTGTATGACCAGTAATTTCATGCAAGGTTTTGAAGCTCTTGTCACAATGAATGCAGTTATAAGGTTTCTCCCCAGTGTGTATTCGCATGTGCCTCACCAAGGGACCTGAAGAGGAGAAGGTTGCATCACAGAAAGTGCAGTGGTAGGgcctctctccagtgtgtatccGCATGTGTACCACAAGATGTGCCTTTATGGTAAAGCCCTTCCCACAATGAGAGCATGGAAAAGGTCTTTCACCAGTATGTGACCGCTGGTGTGCTTTTACAGAGGATGCTGCAGAAaatctctttccacagtcagggcaagagtaaggcttctctccagaatGAATGCGCTGGTGTATTTTAAGATTACTGAGACTGGAGAATGTTGTCCCACAGTCACGACActggtaaggtttctctccagtgtgcgtCCTCTGATGAGACTTTAAACTTGAAGCTGACTTGAATCTCTTATTACAGGCTGCACAGTGGTAGGGCTTCTCTCCAGTATGATTCATTTGATGATACTTCAGGCCCGCTGATGAGCTGAAACTCATCTCACAATCAGGGCAAGAATAAGGTTTTTCTCCATTATGAGTAAGCTGGTGAGATTTCAATGCCTCGGATCTGGCAAATCCTTGCCCACAGTCAGAGCACTGGTATGGCTTCTCACCAGTATGGATTCTTCTGTGTCTTTTCATAAGTCCTGCCGTAGTGAAGCCTCTCCCACAGTCAGGACAGGGGTATCGCTTCTCAGCGGTATGAGTTCGCCGATGTTTATTCAGATAGCGTTGTGTTATAAAGTTCTTTCCACAGTCAGGGCAGCTAAAGGGTTTTTCTCCCATGTGTCTTAGCTGATGTTCTCTTAGGCTTCCCATGTGCTTAAAATTCTTCCCACATTCAGAGCACGAGTAAGGTTTCTCACCCGTATGAACTGTCCGATGAACTCTCAAAGCACTTAAGATAGAAAAGtactttccacagtcagagcagtggtagGACTTTCCTTTGTGCACTTTCTGATGATTCCTTAGATCTTTATAATtactaaaactcttcccacactgttTACAGTGGTGCATCTTAATCGTGaaaaatgtttgttgttgtttaggCTTTACTGATGTAGTAGAGGAGCTCTTTCTGTTCTTCGGCTGTTTGCGGCTAGGGCTCCGTCCTGTGTGATTGAAACAGTCTTGGGTTAGATAAAAGAACAGATCAATGTCTTAGGAAGTTTAATTAAAGACCGATTAATCAAGAAAATCAAGCCATGTCGATTAATCCAAAACTCTATTAGGATATTTAAATCTGACAGTATTTAGTCCAGGTTTTCAACGTCATctttatctccagcacaataccagtTAACATGTGAAAACGGCACATTTCTAAGTTTTGTAGAGAAGTTCTACCCCGGTGACATCAAAGGTTAAGACACTTTGTCATGGAAATTCTACCTAAGGACACTCAAAGCCAATCTTAAATTAATAAATTGTTTATCGGAATGCTAACGAGGTCACAGTCAAACTTAGATACATAAAGTCCCGATCTGAAGTGAGCTCTCCAAAGGCGTTCCCTATATACGGCTACATAAAAACCAACCAACATGATTTATTGGGTCCTACATGTGACTGGCTCCATCTCCTATCTTAACTTAAAATAACATATTCTGTGCATTCTGCAAAATGGTtttaaagacccccccccccccctcctcctcatatCTTTACCAAGCACAAGCAGGAACCAAGGATTGTTTATGACGCAAAAGACAATATTAACATTTTCAAGATTTCCTTCACAACTTATCAAACACCATGAGATTTGCGATGATGTGGGGAGCAGGAAAATACCCTCCCTTGGGCTAGAAACTTGTTGCAGGATTTGAAAAGCACTTTTAATCTTACCTtatgtcacagagaagcattttTTGGGGAGTCTTATCTTTTTAACCACAAACACCTTTCTCATATGAAGACATTGGTTTGGTGCCGGAATTGATCAAAGCAGGTTAAAAAGTGGAGTCTGCCCTTTAATCTGTGTCCATGAAAGAGGCCTACAATTTGTTGCAAAAACAtgttactatatatatatatatatatatatatatatatatatatatatatatatatatatatatatatatatatatatatatatatatttattagggctgggcggtatacagTATTTTATGATACTGTATTGATatagggaccggtttgggtttttacatTACCTTCTATACCGgaatttgaatgtttggtttgttaaatgtgatatgccATGTGTAATAtcaatttttatagtttacttcgctACTTGAGTTATGTCTCTTTGCTCTTTCTCTTCTTGCCACTTTCCACACATTCCTAGCCACGCCCCCTGTCACCCAAGGAGCACATTTGATGTTCCTCAGCAACAAGACATTTGCAtgcagtctgcatggtcaatgcagcacatgcaacaatgttgatgacaacaatgctgttttcactttgcttcttaatataaatccactagcaTTCTATAGAcatacctccaccctacctgacaccctagacccactccaatttgcttaccgccccaataggtccacagacgacgcaatcgccatcacactgccctaacccatctggacaagataaatacctatgtaagaatactgttatttgattacagctcagcatttaacaccatagtaccctccaaactcgtcattaagctcaagaccctgggtctcgaccccgccctttattttatttattttacctttatttaaccaggcaagtcagttaagaacaaattcttattttcaatgacggcctgggaacagtgggttaactgcctgttcaggggcagaacgacagatttgtaccttgtcagctcgggcaactgggtcctggacttcctgatgggccgcccacaggtggtgagggtaggtaacatctccaccccgctgatcctcaacactgggtccccacaagggtgcgttctcagccctctcctgtactccctgttcacccacgactgcgtggccatgcacgcctccaactcaatcatcaagtttgcagacgacactacagcggtaggcttgattaccaacaatgaagagacggcctacagggagggggtgagggccctcggagtgtggtgtcaggaaaataacctcacactcaatgtcaacaaaacaatggagatgatcgtgaacttcagggaacagcagagggagcagccccctatccacattgacaggacagtagtggagagggtggagagttaagttcctcggcgtacacatcacggacaaactgaaatggtccacccacacagacagcgtggggAAGAAgccgcagcagcgcctcttcaacctcaggaggctgaagaaattcggctggtcaccaaaaacactaaaacttttacagatgcacaatcgagagcatcctgtcgggctatcaccgcctggtacgggaGCTGCTCCGCCTATAACTGGAAGGCTCTCTAGGGGATAGTGAGGTCTGCATAACACAacaccgggtgcaaactacctgccctccaggacacctacaccacccgatgtcacaggaaggccaaaaagatcatcaaggacaaccacccaagccattggctgttcaccccactatcatccagaaggtgaggtcagtacagatgcatcaaagcagggaccgagagactgaaaaacagcttctatctcaaggccatcagacttaacttctctgggatagggggcagcatttggaattttggatgaaaagcatgcccaatttcaactgcctgatactcatccccagaagagaagatatgcatattattagtagatttggatagaaaacactctgaagtttctaaaattgtttgaatcatgtctgtgagtataacataacttatgtagcaggcaaaacccctgAGGTCACCctcttttcaatgagttttcattgggaattcAGTGGATTCAGGTGcatccactggatgtcaccagtctttagaaattggttggggttattcctttgtgtaatgaagtacggccatcttgaacgagggtcacttcatgtgtactgtttgatagaggtgcatgaccagaaagcatgcttgagttttttttttttcctgtattgaacacagatcatcccatcttcaattgtatcgattatttactttaaaaaatacctaaagttgtattacaaaagtagtttgaaatgttttggcaaagtttacaggtaacttttgagatattttgtcgtCACGTTGCAAGTCGGaacctgtgtttttctggatcaaacgcgccaaataaaatggacattttggatatatatatatagacggaattaatcgaacaaaatgaccatttgtgatgtttatgggacatattggagtgccaacagaagaagctcgtcaaaggcatgatttatatttttatttctgcgttgtgtcgcgcctgcagggttgaaatgttatcttttgtttactatggtgctatcctTAGATAacagcattgtttgctttcgccaaaaagcctttttaaaatctgacatgttggctggattcacaacacctgtagctttaatttggtatcttacatgtgtgatttcatgaaagtttgatttttataggaattgatttgaatttggcgctctgcattttctctggcttttggccaagtgggacgctaccgttccacatatcccagagagggtttaaaacagtcatcactaacattgagtggttgctgccaacatactgactcaaatctctagccactttaatgatGGAAAAATTAATGTAATCAATTTATCActtgccactttatataatgtttacataccctacattactcatctcatatgtatatactgtactctataccatctactgcatcttgcctatgccgttcggccatcactcattcatatatctttatgtacatatttgtattcattcctttacacttgtaaggtaaggtagtaaggtaaggtagttgttgtggaattgttaggttatattacttgttagatattactgcatggtcggaattagaagcacaagcatttcgcaacacttgcattaacatctgctaaccatgtgtatgtgacaaatacatttgatactATTAGTTTGTGTTACATCAGCAAACCGTTAGAAAGTTGCCCTAAATCTTGTGAGacgctaataaatgtactgagtaagagcaaacgtagctagctaatacagcctgctaataccagtgatggtggagaactaaatcagcatgtttgtgcaagtgtcttctaaatcaaagaggaatatgcaaagcaagaatatattagctacatgaagtagctaagagaaaacatgCAATGTAGCCAAAGCTTATAGGATCCCCTAGGAAACAGTTAACACTTTAGTCCCCAGCCTGTCACAATAAAGTGTctactattatattctaactatagaattagaatagtcattccatttccatgattccaacagtttgctCTATTTCGCAAGTCAAATCCTAATTGCAGCAAGACTATTTGCCCATATTGTGCAGCCCTACGTGGAAATTCTCAATTGAGCAGTggtgaaagtatttttacttaagtactttacaagtactacttaagtaaaattactttcaagtactacctaagtcgtttttttggtatctgtacttcaccatttgtatttttgacaacttttacttcactacaaaaaatactgtactttttactccatacatttccctgacacctaaaaggaCGGGAAAGTGGTCTAATTCATGCATTTGtcaagatatatatattttttacacctttatttaactaggcaagtcagttaggaacaaactttattttcaatgaccaccttgtaaaaatctgtttttttgcccctgaaccttgtcagctcgaggattcgattttgcaacctttcggttactagtccaacgctctaaccactaataGTGTCTAACCAAACTGGATTAAATTTACATTtctaggggcctcccgggtggcgcagtggtctcgGGCACTgcagtgccaccagagactctgggttcgagcccaggctctgtcgcagccggccgcgaccaggaggcccatggggcaacgcacaattggcctagtgttgtccgggttagggagggtttggccggtagggatatccttgtctcatcacgcactagcgactcctgtggcgggtcgggcgcagtgcgtgctaaccaggtgcacagtgtttcctctgacacattggtgcggctggattccgggttggaggcgcgctgtgttaagaagcagtgcagcttggttgggttctgaggacgcatggctttcgaccttcgtctctcccaagcccgtacgggagttgtagcgatgagacaagatagtaactactaacaattggataccacgaaattggggagaaaagggggtaaaatacaaaaaaaaatatatatacaataaaTGTAAATTTCTCACCCATCACAACCACAAAGTGAacaaatgtttttagaaatatttgaaaattgattgaaaattaaatacagaaatatctcattatATTAATAGTCCCACCCCTTTGCCATGACACtccaaactgagctcaggtgcatccaatttcctttgatcatccttgagatgtcactacaacttggagtccaccggAGTCCGCCAACTCAAATTGTTTGAAGATGATttagaaaggaacacacctgtctatataaggttccacagttgacagtgcatgtcagagcagaaactacaccatgaagtccaaggaactgtctgtCGATCTCCGAGATAGAATTGTGACGAGtaatatctggggaagggtagaaaACAATGTCTAGTGTTGAATGTTTACAAGAGCATGGTGGTCTTCGtcatatggaactacccagactctgcctagagctgaccgtccgaccaaactgagcaacaaggaccttggtcagggaggtgaccaagaacccaatgaccagtGTTCCTTGGCTGATATGGGAGAACGTGCCAAAAGTAcaagtctctacagcacttcaccaatctgggctttatgggagagtggccagacggaagccactcctgagaaaggcacatgacagcacacctggagtttgcaaaaaggcacgagAGACAGATCATAAGGCAAAAGATTCTatagtctgatgagacaaaacttTTACTTTTTcagcctgaatgcaaagcgctacgtctggagaaaaccaggcacagctcatcaaccgtctaacaccatccctaccgtgaaacatggcggtggcagcatcatactatggggatgcttttcagcagcatGGACTGGGATACTGGTAAGGAAAAAGGGGACAATGAagggagccaaatacaggcaaatccttgataaCAACCTGCTTCAGAGGGCAAACTAtcttagactggggtgaagattttacattccagcaggacaatgaccccatgtacagtgccttgcgaaagtattcggcccccttgaactttgcgaccttttgccacatttcaggcttcaaacaaagatataaaactgtatttttttgtgaagaatcaacaacaagtgggacacaatcatgaagtggaacgacatttattggatatttcaaactttttttaacaaatcaaaaactgaaaaattgggcgtgcaaaattattcagcccccttaagttaatactttgtagcgccaccttttgctgcgattacagctgtaagtcgcttggggtatgtctctatcagttttgcacatcgagagactgacattttttcccattcctccttgcaaaacagctcgagctcagtgaggttggatggagagcatttgtgaacagcagttttcagttctttccacagattcgattgtattcaggtctggactttgacttggccattctaacacctggatatgtatatttttgaaccattccattgtagattttgctttatgttttggatcattgtcttgttggaagacaaatctccatcccagtctcaggtcttttgcagactccatcaggttttcttccagaatggtcctgtatttggctccatccatcttcccatcaacaGCCAAAGCAACAGTGTAATAGCTTCAGAACAATATACAGAAAATgctgaataagtcaaggggtatggatactttctggaggcactgtatTATGAAGGATACAACCTTCTGTCTCTTGTAACAGATATTGCAGTTGCACAAGTCCCTACACATCGCATTGAAGAAAACTATCTGCGTTGTGTGTTGTAGGCTAATCTTTATGGTTGCTGCCATATCAAAGCCACCAGCCAGACGTGCCTCCTTCTATAGCCAATGTTTGCAATGATGTCTGTATCTTGCCTGTGTTTGATATGCTGCCAGGATACATTCATGCATCTCCCCACTAAAAAACTGTTTAAACCACACACAGGCCCAATAACTGCTACTTTGCCTTTCAATGATCACAAAAGTACAGTGGTTGCTCCTTTAAAAGTTGCCATACTGCAGCACACAATGcaggctgctgcagcattctgtggcatgTTGTCAGCCATTTCTTCTGTAAATgcaagttagtgctagtttgaccaccagataGCAtctgagaagcatttgatagtcttccAAATAGGCATTAGCAGAGAACTTAAAAgctttttttgtaataacatagtacagttgaagtcggaagttcatatacaccttagcaaaatacatttgaactcagtttttcacagctcctgacatttaatcctagtaaacattccgtcttaggtcagttaggatcaccactttattttaagaatgtgaaatgtcagaataatagtagagaattattcatttcagcttttatttctttcatcacattcccaagtGGGcaagacgtttacatacactcaattagtatttggtagcattgcctttaaatggtttaacttgggtcaaatattttaggtagccttccacaagcttcccacaataagttgggggaattttgtcccattcctcatgacatggctggcgtaactgagtcagatttgtaagactcattgctcgcacatgctttttcagttctgcccacaatttttttttaaggcttgaggtcagggctttgtgatagccactccaataccttgactttgttgtccttaagacattttgacaactttggaagtatgcttggggtcattgcccatttgggaccaagctttaacttcctgactgatgtcttcagatgttgcgtcaatatatccacaattttcctcatgaagccatctattttgtgaagtgcaccagtccctcctgcagcaaagcacccccacaacatgattttgccacccccgtgcttcacggttgggatggtgttctttggtttgcaagcctccacctttctCCTGgtcaaatagttatatttttgtttcatcagaccagaggacatttctctaaaaagtacgatctttgtccccatgtgcagatgcaaaccgtagtcttggcttttttatggcggttttggagtagtggcttcttccttgctgagcggcctttcaggttatgtccatataagactaattttactgtggatgtagatacttttgtaccagtttcctccagcatcttcacaaggtcctttgctgttgtactgggatttatttgcacttttgcaccaatgtacgttcatctctaggagacagaacgcatctccttcctgagcggtatgacggctgcgtggtcccatggtgtttatacttgtttactattgtttgtacagatgaacgtggtaccttcaggcttttggaaattgctcccaaggatgaaccagacttgtggaggtcttggctgatttattttgattttcccatgatgtcaagcaaagaggcactgggtttgaaggtaggcttgaaatacatccacaggtacacctccaattgactcaaattatgtcaattagcctatcagaagcttctaaagccatgacatcattttctggaattttccaagctgtttaaaggcacagtcaacttattgtatgtaaacttctgacccactggaattgtgatacagtgaattaaaagtgaaatctgtctgtaaacaattgttggaaaaattacttgtgtcatgcaaagtagatgtcctaaccgacttgcaaaaactataatttgtggagtggttgaaaaataagttaatgactccaacctaagtgtatgtaaacttccgacttcaactgtctatgggattaagaaatttggcttaattaattAGATTCATATTTTGGTGTTTCTATTCCGAGAAAAACGAAACCCTCGGGGTTTCCTTTAGGATGGCATGGAAAATAtggtgctgtacaacgtgacggtcaGGAGAAAGCTACATCATAATAGGATTCTGAATTGTTTGCCATcatagacaactttgttccaatatttctgtaaatcagtgatatttattcccatagtaatttgttatggatccataactaaatcaacatctgcattttgaaagagtttttataattattttattaacgaaatcATAAAGAAGCTTatgaagaaatacagtactgtacagtatatgcttttacatttggaagcatttaaagcattttgaagatataagccacctgcatttgtttattaggctactgtgcagtgtGACAAGTAAacagcctacagtacatactgtagtaaacagggGAAGggcctaattccttacataagggagagcaggccatgtccagaCTTTCTCGGTGACCTCAAGTACTCATTAACCTGGTCTTTAATGCCAGTCATGGACAGAAACTTCTGTAACAGAATTAATGAACACCCGGAGGTTCACTGGTAAGCCATATTTGCCTTGGGATCCATCCCAGTTTTCTGTGCCCA
It encodes the following:
- the LOC139375348 gene encoding zinc finger protein 658B-like; translated protein: MASEVKPVFEENTALGFLYRLMNGAFQDRDSKDSVFSKANDCKDNFSITPPHHAKDKPPLLTLRKVSVILEDCRNLLGDRFRQCEREENGFEASIPLGRSPSRKQPKNRKSSSTTSVKPKQQQTFFTIKMHHCKQCGKSFSNYKDLRNHQKVHKGKSYHCSDCGKYFSILSALRVHRTVHTGEKPYSCSECGKNFKHMGSLREHQLRHMGEKPFSCPDCGKNFITQRYLNKHRRTHTAEKRYPCPDCGRGFTTAGLMKRHRRIHTGEKPYQCSDCGQGFARSEALKSHQLTHNGEKPYSCPDCEMSFSSSAGLKYHQMNHTGEKPYHCAACNKRFKSASSLKSHQRTHTGEKPYQCRDCGTTFSSLSNLKIHQRIHSGEKPYSCPDCGKRFSAASSVKAHQRSHTGERPFPCSHCGKGFTIKAHLVVHMRIHTGERPYHCTFCDATFSSSGPLVRHMRIHTGEKPYNCIHCDKSFKTLHEITGHTRVHTGERPYHCFKCEKKFKGLGDLRKHEHTHTGERVACGQCKKTFASKGGLRLHKMSHTGEKPHHCTVCGKRFVSTFLLKTHNRVHSGEKPYSCSDCGKTFSQLANLWTHQRMHTREKL